In one Sulfuricella sp. genomic region, the following are encoded:
- a CDS encoding ATP-dependent helicase — translation MIRQEDWLPADGLTLEPNALRAATEGERCLALTAGPGAGKTEMLAQRADFLLRTATCRYPNRILAISFKVDASRNLKERVRRRCGADLAARFDSYTFHAFAKRIIDRFRPVLTGHDALDPDYKIGDRKVTRRQIEFSDLVPLAIQILETSQVARNAIRKTYSDVFLDEFQDCTDKQYELVKLAFQGTSIRLTAVGDIKQIIMVWAGALEGVFSTFAADFNAVPLNLYLNFRSKARLLRMQNEIIRVLDPAAMMPDEQIVGEEGEIYARGFDTSQQEAEYLADLIVSWTRDECIPHSEIAVLVSKQLDLYADLLMAELGKRGIPYRNEQQLQDISIEPVARLIVDYLLSLYGSREPAAWLRLMDQLIPFADDAEQADMRHDWQRFIKSECKEAAILDLIDDRWPNGWIFVENFLKKVGISNLTALSPDYEPKARLKEVIQETKIRIEDQLKVEPDLLKALARFSDDRAVRILTIHKSKGLEFDSVIILAVENEIFFGNQDENRCAFFVGISRAKRRLVLTFANQRPRPAGWTRRWNVTRHSQDEYLGYAAPFLSNEP, via the coding sequence ATGATCAGGCAGGAAGACTGGCTGCCCGCCGATGGCCTAACGCTGGAGCCCAATGCACTACGAGCCGCCACTGAGGGCGAACGCTGCCTTGCCCTGACCGCTGGCCCAGGCGCAGGAAAGACTGAAATGCTCGCGCAACGTGCAGACTTCCTGTTGCGAACAGCCACCTGCCGCTATCCCAATCGCATCCTCGCCATTTCGTTCAAGGTCGATGCCAGTCGAAACCTGAAGGAACGGGTACGGCGAAGATGTGGCGCTGACCTTGCTGCCCGATTCGACAGCTACACCTTCCACGCTTTTGCAAAGCGCATCATCGACCGCTTTCGTCCGGTACTCACCGGGCATGACGCACTTGATCCAGACTACAAAATCGGCGATCGGAAGGTCACGCGTAGACAAATTGAATTCAGCGATCTCGTTCCCCTGGCGATTCAAATTCTCGAAACATCGCAGGTGGCCCGCAACGCAATCCGCAAGACGTATAGCGATGTCTTTTTGGATGAGTTTCAGGACTGCACCGACAAGCAATACGAACTGGTCAAGCTGGCGTTTCAAGGGACGTCGATTCGCTTGACTGCCGTGGGGGATATCAAACAGATAATCATGGTCTGGGCTGGCGCGCTGGAGGGGGTCTTCTCGACCTTCGCCGCCGACTTCAATGCGGTCCCCCTGAATCTGTACCTCAACTTTCGCTCGAAGGCGCGACTCCTGCGTATGCAGAACGAGATTATTCGGGTTCTGGACCCCGCCGCCATGATGCCGGACGAGCAGATCGTCGGCGAAGAAGGAGAAATTTATGCTAGGGGTTTCGATACCAGCCAACAAGAGGCCGAGTACCTGGCCGACCTGATTGTAAGCTGGACGCGTGATGAGTGCATACCGCATTCAGAAATTGCCGTACTGGTATCAAAGCAACTCGATCTATATGCTGATCTGCTAATGGCCGAGCTTGGAAAGCGAGGCATACCCTACCGTAACGAGCAACAACTCCAGGATATCTCGATTGAACCGGTAGCAAGACTAATTGTTGATTACCTGTTGTCGCTATACGGCTCGCGAGAACCCGCAGCGTGGCTACGTCTGATGGATCAATTGATCCCGTTTGCCGACGATGCGGAGCAAGCCGATATGCGGCATGACTGGCAACGCTTCATCAAATCTGAATGCAAGGAAGCTGCAATACTCGATCTGATTGACGACAGGTGGCCAAACGGATGGATATTTGTTGAGAATTTCCTGAAGAAAGTGGGCATTAGCAACCTGACGGCATTGTCTCCAGATTACGAGCCCAAAGCTCGGCTTAAAGAAGTGATTCAGGAGACAAAGATACGGATCGAAGATCAACTCAAGGTCGAGCCTGATTTGTTAAAAGCCTTGGCCAGATTTTCAGATGACCGGGCAGTTCGCATTCTGACCATCCACAAGAGCAAGGGTTTGGAGTTCGACTCGGTGATTATCTTGGCCGTGGAGAATGAGATATTCTTTGGGAATCAAGACGAAAATCGTTGTGCTTTCTTCGTCGGCATATCACGAGCGAAGCGCCGCCTCGTACTGACATTCGCAAATCAGCGGCCTAGGCCGGCCGGGTGGACAAGGCGATGGAATGTCACTCGACATTCTCAAGACGAGTATCTTGGATATGCCGCGCCGTTTTTGAGCAATGAACCATGA
- a CDS encoding AAA family ATPase → MKLQSIRLSNFQCFGPEPTELSLEGLTFLIGPNGSGKTAAMQALCRLFAFDPTLRRIQKADFHVPHDEVEIPDERDLWIEADFLFPELLDDAGEHPTIPAHFGHMRLDDAEGIPRVRFRLDASMGVAGDIEDTLRYVLDLNEDGSPLTIAPVPRAERNNIQIHYLPARRDPAEHIAFSTNALLGRLLRAVNWDAERESIKSLTDQISESLAGNVSVDSLSNKLTSAWKGLHKGSYFADPSITFMASEIEALLRHLSVSFSPGHDEKLVDFSRLSDGQKSMLYLSLVLSSQAIGRSVLSGEDDTFDPDKLKPAVFTLVAVEEPENSLSPHYLGRIVSALANLVGKADAQALIATHAPSMLRRVSPESIRYLRLTETRQTRVTGVEMPPAAHEAHKFVREAVQAFPELYFSRLVVLGEGDSEEIVLPRILKAKGVPVDESAISVVPLGGRHVNHFWRLLSALNIPFITLLDLDLARHQGGWGRVRYVANQLKTYSPGIMFPSVGKIDEIPEWNSAEWKLLEVESDAKYVNYLKELESLGVFFSSPLDLDFAMVKCFPVAYELDEADRVLPEDSKIKAVLGDSYHGVDQYLEDEQKLFITYQKRFKLASKPAAHINALSKLTDEELLANMPPSLGRLADAVITKLAELPE, encoded by the coding sequence ATGAAGCTTCAAAGTATCCGCTTATCAAACTTCCAGTGCTTTGGCCCTGAGCCAACTGAGCTGAGCCTTGAAGGCCTGACCTTTCTGATTGGGCCAAATGGCTCCGGCAAGACTGCCGCTATGCAGGCGCTGTGTCGCTTGTTTGCTTTTGACCCAACGTTGAGACGCATCCAAAAGGCTGATTTCCACGTTCCTCATGATGAGGTGGAGATACCGGACGAGCGAGACCTCTGGATCGAAGCCGATTTTCTGTTTCCAGAGCTGCTGGATGATGCCGGAGAGCACCCTACGATTCCCGCTCATTTTGGTCACATGCGTCTGGATGATGCGGAGGGCATTCCACGTGTTCGCTTTCGTCTCGATGCAAGCATGGGAGTGGCTGGAGATATCGAAGACACGCTTCGATATGTACTGGACTTAAATGAGGATGGTTCGCCCCTGACCATAGCGCCTGTTCCGCGTGCCGAGCGCAATAACATCCAGATTCACTACCTACCAGCAAGACGTGACCCAGCGGAGCACATCGCTTTCAGTACGAATGCCTTACTCGGCCGTTTGTTGCGGGCAGTGAATTGGGATGCTGAGCGGGAATCAATTAAGAGTTTGACCGACCAGATCAGCGAAAGCTTGGCTGGAAACGTATCAGTCGACTCACTCAGTAACAAACTGACCAGTGCCTGGAAGGGATTGCACAAAGGCAGCTATTTTGCTGACCCGTCGATCACCTTCATGGCAAGCGAAATCGAAGCGCTGCTGCGTCATCTGTCAGTATCGTTCTCGCCAGGCCACGACGAGAAATTGGTAGATTTCTCGCGGCTGAGTGATGGTCAGAAATCCATGCTCTATCTGTCATTGGTTCTTTCTTCCCAAGCCATAGGGCGTTCGGTACTCAGCGGAGAAGATGACACCTTCGACCCAGACAAACTTAAACCTGCCGTATTCACGCTTGTTGCGGTGGAAGAACCCGAGAACAGCCTTTCTCCACATTATCTGGGCCGCATTGTTTCTGCCTTAGCGAATTTAGTTGGCAAGGCTGATGCACAGGCGCTTATAGCCACCCATGCCCCGTCCATGCTGCGCCGTGTATCGCCAGAAAGCATTCGCTACTTGCGCCTGACGGAGACACGTCAAACACGGGTAACAGGGGTTGAAATGCCGCCAGCTGCACATGAGGCCCACAAGTTTGTTCGTGAGGCGGTACAGGCGTTTCCAGAGTTGTACTTCTCGCGATTGGTGGTACTTGGCGAGGGTGACAGCGAAGAAATAGTGCTCCCACGCATATTGAAAGCAAAAGGCGTCCCAGTCGATGAATCCGCCATCTCGGTCGTCCCGCTCGGTGGTAGGCACGTCAATCATTTCTGGCGTTTGCTTAGCGCGCTCAACATCCCATTCATTACGCTCCTGGATCTGGATCTGGCGAGACACCAAGGGGGATGGGGAAGAGTCCGTTATGTTGCCAACCAGCTTAAAACCTACTCACCTGGAATCATGTTTCCTTCGGTCGGCAAGATAGATGAGATCCCTGAGTGGAATAGCGCTGAATGGAAGTTACTCGAGGTCGAGTCAGATGCCAAATACGTCAACTACCTCAAAGAACTTGAGAGCCTAGGAGTCTTCTTTTCCTCTCCTTTGGATTTGGACTTTGCGATGGTTAAGTGTTTTCCTGTGGCGTACGAGCTTGATGAAGCCGATCGAGTTCTGCCAGAAGACAGCAAAATCAAAGCTGTTCTTGGTGACAGCTATCACGGTGTCGACCAATATTTAGAAGACGAGCAGAAGCTCTTCATCACCTACCAAAAACGTTTCAAGCTCGCCAGCAAACCGGCTGCCCACATCAACGCTCTCTCCAAACTGACGGACGAAGAATTGCTGGCAAACATGCCGCCTTCACTTGGCCGTCTCGCCGATGCTGTAATCACCAAGCTTGCGGAGTTGCCTGAATGA
- a CDS encoding ImmA/IrrE family metallo-endopeptidase produces MNDLAAPFAPDWVSPPGDTLLDIIEERDWTQAELAQRLGYTTKHVNQLIKGKVPLTEDAAIRLERVVGSTVGFWLAREAKYRERCARLEAAEKFTGWIDWLDQLPIKELMHAGAIEKRRVDAKSKPGLVESCLRFFGVASPEEWQSHYGQMQAAFRRSREEQSDVGAISAWLRMGEQEAEKQDGPKYDRARFEAALTEIRALTNLDPEEFQPHLHTLFRQAGVAFVLVPGIPKAHVSGVARWLNPHRPLIQLSLYGKTNDKFWFTLFHEAAHVLLHAKEKKSVYLDDPTKAGADSVEEREANDWAGNFLIPDRFVPQLIGLRTKAAVCDFAGKIGIHPGIVVGRLQHDGLIDPSWMNDLRVSFRFIAAE; encoded by the coding sequence ATGAATGATTTGGCAGCCCCATTCGCACCTGACTGGGTTTCACCACCGGGTGACACCCTTCTCGACATCATCGAAGAACGTGACTGGACCCAGGCCGAGTTGGCGCAACGATTAGGCTATACCACCAAGCATGTTAACCAGCTCATCAAGGGCAAGGTTCCGCTCACTGAAGATGCCGCCATTCGACTGGAACGTGTAGTGGGTAGCACCGTTGGCTTCTGGCTGGCACGCGAAGCAAAATATCGTGAGCGCTGCGCTCGCCTCGAAGCAGCAGAGAAATTTACTGGTTGGATAGACTGGCTCGACCAGTTGCCAATTAAAGAATTGATGCATGCAGGTGCCATCGAGAAACGCCGTGTAGATGCAAAATCTAAACCTGGCCTGGTGGAATCGTGCCTGCGCTTTTTTGGCGTTGCCTCTCCTGAAGAGTGGCAGAGCCATTATGGTCAAATGCAGGCTGCATTTCGCCGTAGCAGAGAGGAGCAAAGCGATGTCGGCGCTATCTCTGCCTGGTTGCGTATGGGCGAGCAAGAAGCCGAAAAGCAAGATGGTCCGAAATATGACCGAGCTCGCTTTGAGGCGGCCCTCACTGAGATCCGCGCACTGACCAATCTTGATCCAGAAGAATTCCAGCCCCATTTGCACACCCTGTTCCGTCAGGCAGGCGTGGCTTTCGTTCTGGTTCCGGGCATCCCCAAAGCACATGTTAGTGGGGTTGCGCGGTGGCTCAATCCTCATCGTCCGTTAATCCAGCTCTCCCTGTATGGCAAAACCAACGACAAGTTCTGGTTTACCCTGTTTCACGAAGCAGCTCACGTCTTGCTGCATGCAAAAGAGAAAAAATCGGTTTATCTGGATGACCCGACTAAAGCGGGAGCGGATTCTGTGGAAGAGCGTGAAGCCAATGACTGGGCTGGAAATTTCTTAATCCCTGATCGCTTTGTACCTCAATTGATAGGTCTGCGCACTAAGGCAGCCGTATGTGATTTCGCAGGAAAAATTGGCATTCACCCTGGCATCGTGGTTGGCCGCCTCCAACATGATGGACTGATTGACCCATCTTGGATGAATGATTTGCGTGTGAGTTTTCGTTTTATAGCAGCCGAGTAG
- a CDS encoding type II toxin-antitoxin system RelE/ParE family toxin: protein MEIHFKDKKIRELCEKRAVAEKKLGAVCARKLRTRLDDLDAAGRVTDLTAGNPHPLKGDRSGQFALDLAGGWRLVFAPDHDPCPVRDDLSIDWSQVTIICIEFIGDYHE, encoded by the coding sequence TTGGAGATTCACTTCAAGGACAAAAAGATTCGAGAGTTATGTGAGAAGCGAGCTGTCGCCGAGAAAAAACTCGGTGCAGTTTGTGCGCGCAAATTAAGGACACGGCTGGATGACTTGGATGCGGCAGGCCGGGTAACTGATTTAACTGCGGGCAATCCCCATCCACTTAAAGGAGATCGTTCGGGCCAGTTTGCTCTCGATTTAGCAGGTGGTTGGCGGCTTGTGTTCGCTCCCGACCATGATCCTTGTCCCGTTCGCGATGATCTGTCCATTGACTGGTCACAGGTCACAATCATCTGCATCGAATTTATTGGAGACTACCATGAATGA
- a CDS encoding class I SAM-dependent DNA methyltransferase yields MESYLWGAAVLLRGLIDAGDYKQFIFPLLFFKRISDIWEEEYQAALADSGSDLSYAEFAENHRFQIPEGAHWKDVRQSPKNVGMAIQTALRQLEAANPDLLAGIFGDAPWTNRERLPDETLKNLIEHFSTQTLSVANVPEDELGNAYEFLIKKFADDSGHTAAEFYTNRTVVHLMTQLLTPQAGESIYDPTCGTGGMLISALAEVKRSGGEYRTLKLYGQERNLITSGIARMNLFLHGVEDFQIIRGDTLADPKHIEGDRLRKFDVILANPPYSIKQWDRTAWEKDKWGRNFLGTPPQGRADYAFQQHILASLSDKGRCAVLWPHGVLFRNEEQTMRAKMVELDWVEAVIGLGPNLFYNSPMESCIVVCNRRKPAARKGKVLFIDALSEVTRERAQSFLTPKHQDRILQVFQAFTAEAGFSEVATAKQIVANGANLSIPLYVKRNTTTTNADGTAHATLCATWAQWQTDGRAFWQQMDSLVETLDGLVTDRPQ; encoded by the coding sequence TTGGAAAGTTATCTCTGGGGCGCCGCTGTCCTGCTGCGCGGCCTCATCGACGCTGGTGACTACAAGCAGTTCATCTTCCCGCTGCTGTTCTTCAAGCGCATCTCGGATATCTGGGAAGAGGAATACCAAGCCGCGTTGGCCGATTCAGGTAGCGATCTCTCCTATGCAGAGTTTGCCGAAAACCACCGCTTCCAAATCCCCGAAGGCGCGCACTGGAAGGATGTACGCCAGTCACCGAAAAATGTCGGCATGGCCATCCAGACGGCCCTACGCCAACTGGAGGCTGCCAACCCTGACCTGCTTGCCGGCATCTTCGGCGATGCGCCCTGGACCAACCGCGAGCGCCTGCCCGACGAAACCCTCAAGAATCTGATCGAGCACTTCTCGACCCAGACGCTTTCGGTTGCCAATGTGCCCGAGGACGAACTCGGCAACGCCTACGAATTCCTCATCAAGAAGTTCGCCGACGACTCCGGCCACACCGCCGCCGAGTTCTACACCAACCGCACCGTCGTCCACTTGATGACACAACTGCTCACGCCCCAAGCCGGCGAGTCGATCTACGACCCCACTTGCGGCACCGGCGGCATGTTGATTTCGGCACTGGCCGAGGTCAAGCGTAGCGGCGGCGAATACCGCACCCTCAAGCTCTACGGCCAGGAGCGCAATCTCATCACCTCCGGCATCGCGCGGATGAACTTGTTCCTGCATGGCGTCGAGGACTTTCAGATCATCCGGGGCGACACCCTGGCCGATCCCAAGCATATCGAAGGCGACCGCCTGCGCAAGTTCGACGTGATCCTGGCCAATCCGCCTTATTCCATCAAGCAATGGGATCGCACGGCGTGGGAGAAGGACAAGTGGGGCCGCAATTTCCTCGGCACCCCACCCCAGGGCCGAGCCGACTATGCCTTTCAGCAGCACATCCTGGCCAGCCTCAGTGACAAGGGCCGCTGCGCCGTTCTCTGGCCGCACGGCGTGCTATTCCGTAACGAAGAACAAACCATGCGCGCCAAGATGGTCGAGCTGGACTGGGTAGAGGCCGTGATCGGCCTCGGACCGAACCTGTTCTACAATTCACCTATGGAATCCTGCATTGTCGTCTGCAACCGCCGCAAACCAGCTGCTCGCAAGGGCAAGGTGTTGTTCATCGATGCCTTGAGCGAGGTGACGCGGGAACGGGCGCAAAGCTTTCTCACACCCAAGCACCAGGATCGCATCCTGCAAGTTTTCCAGGCCTTTACTGCCGAGGCAGGCTTCTCCGAGGTGGCGACCGCGAAGCAAATTGTTGCCAACGGCGCGAATCTGTCGATTCCGCTGTATGTGAAACGGAACACCACGACAACCAATGCCGATGGAACCGCACACGCGACACTGTGTGCAACCTGGGCGCAGTGGCAAACGGATGGCAGGGCATTCTGGCAACAGATGGATAGCCTGGTGGAAACGCTGGATGGATTAGTTACCGACCGGCCTCAATAG
- a CDS encoding class I SAM-dependent DNA methyltransferase has product MSSQTVTLSQLESHLWESANILRGPVDAADFKTYIFPLLFFKRICDVWDDEYAEIVADTGDAELALFPESHRFQIPDDCHWNDVRAVATNVGNALQRAMREIEKANPDTLYGVFGDAQWTNKDRLSDPLLKDLIEHFSRLPLGNHNVTSDLLGDAYEYLIKKFADATNKKAGEFYTPRSVVRLMIEMLDPREGETIYDPACGTGGMLLAAVQHVKELHGDVKRLWGKLYGQEKNLTTSSIARMNLFLHGIEDFQIVRGDTLRNPAFFDGDRLANFDCVIANPPFSLEKWGEEQWINDPFGRNFAGLPPSSSGDFAWVQHMVKSMAEVKGRMAVVLPQGALFRKGAEGSIRQKLLEMDLVEAVIGLAPNLFYGTGLAACILVLRKKKPAQRCKKVVIADASRLFRRGRAQNYLEPEHALEIQRWFENFEDVQDAVRIVSLDDIKAEDWTLNISRYVLPPLQEDIPPLPEAIAAFKDALTRCREAEDRLAKVMTEGGWLQ; this is encoded by the coding sequence TTGTCTTCACAAACAGTTACTCTAAGCCAGCTAGAATCCCACCTCTGGGAGTCCGCCAACATCCTGCGTGGCCCGGTGGACGCGGCTGATTTCAAGACCTACATTTTTCCACTGCTGTTCTTCAAACGTATTTGCGATGTATGGGACGACGAATACGCCGAGATCGTTGCAGACACAGGCGATGCCGAACTTGCCTTGTTCCCTGAATCCCACCGCTTTCAGATTCCTGACGACTGCCACTGGAATGACGTGCGTGCCGTGGCCACAAATGTGGGCAACGCACTGCAACGTGCCATGCGCGAGATTGAAAAGGCCAACCCTGATACCCTCTATGGTGTATTCGGCGATGCCCAGTGGACCAACAAGGATCGTCTATCTGATCCGCTCCTGAAAGACCTCATTGAGCACTTCTCCAGGCTGCCGCTGGGCAACCACAACGTCACCTCGGACTTGCTTGGCGACGCCTACGAATACCTCATCAAGAAATTCGCCGACGCCACCAACAAGAAGGCCGGTGAGTTCTATACCCCGCGCAGCGTGGTTCGGCTGATGATCGAGATGCTCGATCCCCGGGAGGGCGAGACCATCTACGACCCGGCCTGCGGTACCGGCGGCATGCTGCTCGCTGCCGTCCAGCACGTGAAGGAACTGCACGGTGACGTGAAGCGCCTGTGGGGCAAGCTCTACGGCCAGGAAAAAAACCTCACCACCTCGTCCATCGCCCGCATGAACCTTTTCCTGCACGGCATCGAGGACTTCCAGATCGTGCGAGGCGACACCCTGCGTAACCCGGCCTTCTTCGATGGCGACCGCCTCGCCAACTTCGACTGCGTCATCGCCAATCCGCCATTCTCACTGGAAAAATGGGGCGAGGAACAATGGATCAATGACCCATTCGGCCGTAACTTCGCTGGCCTGCCGCCTTCCAGTAGCGGGGATTTCGCCTGGGTGCAGCACATGGTCAAATCGATGGCCGAGGTTAAAGGGCGCATGGCCGTTGTGCTGCCGCAGGGCGCGCTATTCCGCAAAGGCGCTGAAGGCAGCATTCGCCAGAAGCTGCTGGAGATGGATCTGGTAGAAGCCGTCATCGGTTTGGCACCGAACCTTTTTTACGGCACCGGCCTCGCTGCGTGCATTCTGGTGCTGCGGAAGAAGAAGCCGGCCCAACGATGCAAAAAGGTCGTGATCGCTGATGCTTCGCGCCTGTTCCGGCGTGGACGGGCACAGAATTACCTGGAGCCTGAGCACGCGCTGGAAATCCAGCGCTGGTTCGAAAATTTTGAGGACGTGCAGGACGCCGTGCGCATCGTCAGTCTCGACGACATCAAGGCCGAGGACTGGACTCTCAATATTTCCCGCTACGTGCTGCCGCCATTGCAGGAGGACATTCCGCCCCTGCCGGAAGCCATTGCCGCATTCAAGGATGCACTCACCCGCTGCCGCGAAGCCGAGGATCGCCTCGCTAAAGTAATGACCGAGGGAGGCTGGCTGCAATGA
- a CDS encoding plasmid partitioning protein RepB C-terminal domain-containing protein: MTNVSLGFVPDTMSVQLDQILPSRKTPAGLITSVKFKQIRSSIEDVGLIEPLSVTAANMSSSQYLLLDGHVRLIALMDLGYEEAPCLIATDDESYTYNSRINRLSTIQEHFMIRRAIEQGVSKERLARALSVDISQIIKKINLLEGICPEATDLLKDRQFSADISRVIRKMKPTRQVECVELMVSANNITVAYAEALLVATPAEMLIDGKKPQKLTGVTQEQMSRMEREMANLQGQYKLVEQTYAEDVLNLVLARGYLAKLLDNQSVARFIKQRRPEVLEHFAVIVEATSLD; this comes from the coding sequence ATGACCAACGTTTCGCTCGGTTTCGTCCCGGATACAATGTCGGTGCAGTTGGATCAGATTCTTCCATCGCGCAAAACGCCGGCCGGCCTCATCACATCGGTCAAATTCAAACAGATTCGTTCCTCAATTGAGGATGTCGGACTGATCGAGCCTCTGTCCGTTACGGCGGCGAATATGAGCTCCAGCCAATACCTGCTGTTAGATGGGCATGTGCGCCTGATCGCGCTCATGGATTTGGGCTACGAGGAAGCTCCATGCCTGATTGCCACCGATGATGAGTCTTACACTTACAACAGTCGCATCAACCGGCTTTCGACCATCCAGGAGCATTTCATGATTCGTCGCGCCATTGAACAGGGCGTGTCAAAAGAACGCCTGGCCAGGGCACTCAGTGTCGATATCAGCCAAATCATCAAAAAGATAAATTTACTGGAGGGAATTTGCCCCGAAGCGACTGATCTTCTGAAGGATAGACAGTTTTCGGCTGATATTTCTCGCGTAATAAGAAAAATGAAGCCAACCAGGCAAGTCGAATGTGTGGAACTGATGGTTTCCGCCAACAATATTACTGTTGCCTATGCTGAGGCACTGCTGGTGGCCACACCTGCTGAGATGCTGATTGATGGAAAGAAACCGCAGAAGCTGACTGGCGTCACACAAGAGCAAATGTCACGCATGGAGCGAGAAATGGCGAACTTGCAAGGGCAATACAAACTGGTTGAGCAGACCTATGCGGAGGACGTACTCAATCTGGTGCTGGCAAGGGGTTACTTGGCCAAGTTGCTGGACAACCAGTCTGTCGCTCGATTTATCAAACAAAGACGGCCGGAAGTATTGGAGCATTTTGCAGTCATTGTCGAAGCGACTTCTCTCGATTAA
- a CDS encoding plasmid partitioning protein RepB C-terminal domain-containing protein has product MTPQHRYSEVRMIPVDRIDILNPRDRNKRVFEEIVDNIKTIGLKKPITVTPRTGNDMAERYLLVCGEGRLNAFRSLGEAAIPALVVTVSDEDAFIMSLAENIARRQCRPLEILAGIKQLRDKGYSTKDIATKTGLTAQYVVGILTLLQQGEERLLIAVEKGRIPLNAALTIVGAGDDDKAIQVAMQDAYESGKLRGRQLMEVRRIIERRQTLGRSVARATPRKMADISTSSLVRTYQREVERQKITVKKAEFTQQRLLFVVSALRQLFADENFINLLRAEGLDTLPEYLANRVWSGGSTA; this is encoded by the coding sequence ATGACACCTCAGCATCGCTATAGCGAAGTACGGATGATTCCTGTCGACCGGATCGACATCCTGAATCCCCGCGACCGAAACAAACGAGTCTTCGAGGAGATCGTCGACAACATAAAAACCATTGGCCTAAAAAAGCCTATTACTGTTACCCCTCGCACCGGGAATGATATGGCCGAGCGCTATTTGCTGGTTTGCGGCGAGGGTCGTCTCAACGCTTTCCGGTCCTTGGGTGAGGCCGCTATTCCGGCACTGGTGGTCACAGTCAGTGACGAAGACGCATTTATCATGAGTTTGGCTGAGAACATTGCCCGTCGCCAATGCCGTCCGCTGGAAATTTTGGCGGGCATCAAGCAACTGCGTGACAAAGGCTACAGTACAAAAGACATTGCCACCAAGACTGGGCTTACAGCTCAGTACGTTGTAGGCATCCTGACTTTGCTCCAGCAGGGCGAAGAACGTTTGCTGATCGCCGTCGAGAAGGGGCGCATACCGCTCAATGCCGCTTTGACCATTGTCGGAGCCGGTGACGATGACAAGGCTATACAGGTGGCGATGCAGGATGCTTATGAATCCGGCAAGTTGCGCGGCAGGCAATTAATGGAGGTGCGCAGGATTATTGAGCGTCGGCAGACCTTGGGCCGCTCAGTTGCGCGGGCCACTCCACGCAAAATGGCCGATATTTCAACCTCCAGCCTCGTCCGCACTTACCAGCGAGAAGTCGAGCGGCAGAAAATCACAGTAAAAAAAGCCGAATTCACCCAGCAGCGCTTGCTGTTCGTCGTCAGTGCGTTGCGCCAGCTTTTCGCGGACGAGAACTTTATCAACCTGCTACGCGCAGAGGGGCTGGATACTTTGCCGGAATATCTCGCCAATCGAGTTTGGTCCGGTGGGAGCACAGCATGA